One genomic region from Ptychodera flava strain L36383 chromosome 5, AS_Pfla_20210202, whole genome shotgun sequence encodes:
- the LOC139133129 gene encoding palmitoyl-protein thioesterase 1-like, producing the protein MAITSKTSLFALMVVFLHSCAHPVTAKSTNSSLPVVLWHGMGDSCCNPLSMGSIKSLVESLVPGVYVKSLMIGSNIISDTMNGFFMNANDQVTDVCKQLASDPKLKAGYNAMGFSQGGQFLRAVAQRCPNPPMHNLISFGGQHQGVYGFPHCPGNSSTVCDYVRELLNLGAYNDYVQGFLCQAEYWHDPLNEELYRNKSIFLADINQEKVVNPTYKANLQKLNKFVMVQFSEDTMVQPKISEWFGFYKPGQAKVTYTLQESPLYIQDKLGLKQMDKEGKLVFLTAVGDHLQFTNEFFKQSILPFLK; encoded by the exons atggcgatTACGTCGAAGACTTCGCTGTTTGCATTGATGGTTGTCTTTCTTCACTCCTGTGCACACCCAGTGACAGCGAAGAGTACGAATTCATCGTTACCAGTAGTTCTCTGGCATGGCATGG GTGACAGTTGTTGCAACCCGCTCAGCATGGGTTCAATCAAAAGTCTCGTTGAAAGCCTTGTACCTGGCGTCTACGTCAAATCACTGATGATAGGGAGTAACATTATTTCT GACACCATGAATGGATTTTTCATGAATGCAAATGATCAAGTCACAGATGTCTGTAAACAGTTAGCCAGTGATCCAAAGTTGAAGGCTGGATACAATGCCATGGGCTTCTCTCAAGGAGGACAATTCCT CCGTGCAGTTGCACAGCGTTGTCCAAACCCACCCATGCACAACCTCATCAGTTTTGGAGGTCAACATCAAG GTGTGTATGGATTTCCACATTGCCCGGGCAACAGCTCCACAGTGTGCGATTATGTTAGGGAGCTTCTCAATCTGGGGGCGTATAACGACTACGTGCAAGGGTTTCTGTGCCAGGCAGAGTACTGGCACGATCCGCTCAATGAAGAACTATACAGGAATAAAAGTATTTTCTTGGCTGACATCAACCAGGAAAAG GTTGTCAATCCGACTTACAAGGCAAACTTACAGAAGTTGAACAAATTTGTAATGGTGCAGTTTTCGGAAGACACCATGGTACAGCCAAAGATAAGTGAG TGGTTCGGTTTCTATAAACCTGGACAAGCCAAGGTCACGTACACCTTACAGGAAAGTCCTCTTTACATCCAG GACAAGCTTGGTCTGAAACAGATGGACAAAGAAGGCAAACTTGTCTTCCTGACTGCTGTTGGGGATCATCTTCAGTTTACAAATGAGTTCTTCAAACAAAGCATTTTACCATTtcttaaatga
- the LOC139133130 gene encoding uncharacterized protein, with translation MQKDKLLTLSYIMIEDRWNPTELQALKERFLNLNQILDIQDLESGITKERQQKAVENSATFPKLETFFKNVILTKRTLQIGVSGGSISTATCVGKRNYYVEKLKNNLEEILHTEVEIFNGALNASGSLFHTYCMDNYLNLTCLDVLLWECSVNDKIYHHGCSPQEEFTRKVLQVANGPQLVYVNFVTGFRGHSCQSNEDSCSKPLSEHYNVPSLNMKAALCDLIEQGEAGTLACPVDHCHPNVRYHSVVGNLLTRMLGNVLMGVIEQMAHSSRPLSTDDKKELGIALPLPLINTTKLTGTQCWSTAIAETGNSNPLVPILNGGSHDGSTGEDQVCLTIRTCGNRENRIQQSDFKLTLYHTNMKELM, from the coding sequence ATGCAGAAGGACAAACTGCTGACTTTATCATATATAATGATTGAAGATAGATGGAATCCAACTGAGTTACAAGCTCTGAAAGAACGGTTTCTCAACCTTAATCAAATTTTAGATATTCAAGATCTCGAATCAGGGATTACCAAGGAACGACAGCAAAAAGCTGTGGAAAACTCTGCAACTTTTCCTAAATTGGAGACCTTTTTTAAGAACGTCATACTCACAAAAAGGACTTTACAGATTGGAGTCAGTGGCGGCTCGATCTCCACAGCAACATGCGTCGGTAAGAGGAATTATTATGTTGAAAAGCTTAAAAATAATTTGGAAGAAATCCTGCATACAGAAGTGGAGATATTCAACGGTGCATTGAATGCCAGCGGAAGCTTGTTTCACACATACTGTATGGACAACTACTTAAATTTAACCTGTCTTGATGTGCTCCTGTGGGAATGCAGCGTCAATGACAAAATCTATCATCATGGATGTTCTCCTCAAGAAGAATTTACAAGAAAAGTGTTGCAGGTGGCCAACGGACCTCAGCTGGTATACGTGAATTTTGTTACTGGCTTCCGAGGCCATTCATGTCAGAGCAACGAAGATAGCTGTAGTAAACCATTAAGTGAGCACTATAATGTGCCATCTCTTAACATGAAAGCTGCTTTATGCGATCTCATCGAACAAGGGGAAGCTGGTACTCTTGCATGTCCAGTGGACCATTGCCATCCAAACGTGCGATACCATTCCGTGGTTGGCAACCTTCTGACGCGAATGCTTGGCAACGTTCTGATGGGAGTTATTGAACAAATGGCGCATTCTTCCCGCCCTCTGTCTACAGATGACAAAAAGGAACTGGGCATTGCGTTACCCTTGCCTTTAATTAACACCACAAAACTGACAGGCACCCAATGCTGGTCAACTGCGATCGCTGAGACAGGAAACTCTAACCCTCTTGTGCCCATTCTGAATGGTGGCTCGCATGATGGTTCCACTGGAGAAGACCAGGTCTGTTTGACGATAAGAACATGTGGGAATCGGGAGAACCGAATACAACAATCAGATTTCAAATTGACATTATACCATACGAACATGAAAGAGCTCATGTAA